One window of Ralstonia pickettii DTP0602 genomic DNA carries:
- a CDS encoding 5-hydroxyisourate hydrolase (K07127: uraH, pucM, hiuH; 5-hydroxyisourate hydrolase [EC:3.5.2.17]), protein MGRLTTHVLDTAAGTPGQGMSITLHKIVDNRRETLKTVVTNHDGRCDQPLLEGADFAVGVYELEFAAGDYFRAQGVKLPEPAFLDVVPLRFGIADVNAHYHVPLLVSPWSYSTYRGS, encoded by the coding sequence ATGGGACGCTTGACCACCCACGTTCTCGACACCGCTGCCGGGACGCCCGGACAAGGCATGTCGATTACTCTCCATAAAATTGTCGACAATCGCCGCGAAACCCTGAAGACCGTGGTCACCAACCACGATGGCCGCTGCGACCAGCCGTTGCTGGAAGGCGCCGACTTTGCCGTCGGCGTGTATGAGCTGGAATTCGCTGCCGGCGATTACTTCCGCGCGCAAGGCGTAAAGTTGCCCGAGCCCGCCTTCCTGGACGTGGTGCCCCTGCGCTTCGGCATTGCCGACGTCAACGCGCACTACCACGTGCCGCTCCTGGTATCGCCCTGGTCGTATTCGACCTACCGCGGCAGCTGA
- a CDS encoding membrane protein, which produces MEGYILDWANLLLRWVHVITAIAWIGSSFYFVWLDNSLTKPTDPELQEKGVGGELWAVHGGGFYNPQKYLTAPKTLPENLHWFYWESYSTWMTGFGLLVVLYLFNASTFLIDKNVYDMSPGAAVGLALAYLGAGWVVYDCICRIFGKSDRTVGVLVAIYVAVAAYVACSLFQGRAAFLLTGAMIATIMSANVLVWIIPGQRKVVAALRAGQPVDPVHGKNAKQRSVHNTYFTLPVLFAMLSNHYSMTYSHQYNWVVLVLIMLAGVLIRQFFILKHKGKINIAWPAAGVAVLAGVAVMIAPQPRPAVAKSESGATAAAATVSFAKVQEVMNARCVQCHAEQPKMMPTAAKGIKLDTAEDIKTHAQLIYQQAVQQKAMPLGNVTQITDDERALLGQWFEGGAKTTN; this is translated from the coding sequence ATGGAAGGCTATATCCTCGACTGGGCCAATCTGCTGCTGCGGTGGGTGCACGTCATCACCGCCATCGCATGGATCGGCTCTTCGTTCTATTTCGTGTGGCTGGACAACAGCCTGACCAAGCCCACCGATCCTGAGCTGCAGGAAAAAGGTGTCGGCGGCGAACTGTGGGCCGTGCACGGCGGCGGCTTCTACAACCCGCAGAAATACCTGACCGCACCGAAGACGCTGCCGGAGAACCTGCACTGGTTCTACTGGGAGTCGTATTCGACGTGGATGACCGGCTTCGGCCTGCTGGTGGTGCTGTACCTGTTCAATGCCAGCACGTTCCTGATCGACAAGAACGTGTACGACATGTCGCCCGGCGCGGCGGTCGGGCTGGCGCTGGCGTATCTGGGCGCGGGCTGGGTGGTCTATGACTGCATCTGCCGCATCTTCGGCAAGAGCGACCGTACCGTCGGCGTGCTGGTGGCGATCTACGTGGCCGTGGCGGCCTACGTGGCATGCAGCCTGTTCCAGGGCCGCGCCGCGTTTCTGCTGACCGGTGCGATGATCGCCACGATCATGAGCGCCAACGTGCTGGTGTGGATCATCCCGGGCCAGCGCAAGGTGGTTGCCGCGCTGCGGGCAGGCCAGCCGGTCGACCCGGTCCATGGCAAGAACGCCAAGCAGCGCAGCGTGCACAACACCTACTTCACGTTGCCGGTGCTGTTCGCCATGCTGTCGAACCACTACAGCATGACCTACAGCCATCAGTACAACTGGGTGGTGCTGGTCCTGATCATGCTGGCCGGTGTGCTGATCCGCCAGTTCTTCATCCTGAAGCACAAGGGCAAGATCAATATCGCCTGGCCTGCCGCCGGTGTTGCCGTGCTGGCCGGTGTTGCCGTGATGATCGCGCCGCAACCGCGCCCGGCCGTGGCCAAGAGCGAGAGCGGCGCCACCGCTGCTGCCGCCACCGTCAGCTTTGCCAAGGTGCAGGAAGTGATGAACGCCCGCTGCGTGCAGTGCCACGCCGAGCAGCCGAAGATGATGCCGACCGCGGCCAAGGGCATCAAGCTCGATACCGCGGAAGACATCAAGACTCATGCGCAGCTGATCTACCAGCAGGCCGTGCAGCAGAAGGCGATGCCGCTGGGCAACGTGACGCAGATCACCGACGACGAACGCGCACTACTGGGGCAGTGGTTCGAAGGCGGTGCCAAGACTACCAACTGA
- a CDS encoding membrane protein, producing MRHWHLAMHCGPVIPHNNMEAFLVSTGIVALAEMGDKTQLLSLVLAARYRKPVPIILGILIATLVNHGFAGALGGWITNVLGESLLRWILGLGFIAMAGWMLIPDKLDDAEQAKPVKGAIGILGTTIVAFFFAEMGDKTQIATVALAARFSDTVLAVVAGTTFGMMIANAPAVLLGDKFANKMPIALVHKIAAAIFLALGVLALLNIGG from the coding sequence GTGCGTCATTGGCATCTCGCGATGCATTGCGGCCCGGTTATCCCACATAACAACATGGAAGCCTTCCTCGTCTCCACAGGCATCGTCGCCCTTGCTGAAATGGGCGACAAGACGCAATTGCTGTCGCTGGTGCTGGCCGCGCGCTATCGCAAGCCCGTCCCGATCATCCTCGGCATCCTGATCGCCACGCTGGTCAACCACGGCTTTGCCGGCGCGCTCGGCGGCTGGATCACCAACGTACTGGGCGAAAGCCTGCTGCGCTGGATTCTCGGCCTGGGCTTTATCGCGATGGCGGGGTGGATGCTGATTCCCGACAAGCTCGATGACGCCGAGCAGGCCAAGCCGGTCAAAGGGGCGATCGGCATCCTGGGCACGACCATCGTCGCGTTTTTCTTTGCCGAAATGGGCGACAAGACGCAGATTGCCACGGTGGCGCTGGCTGCCCGCTTTAGCGATACCGTGCTGGCGGTGGTGGCGGGCACAACCTTCGGCATGATGATCGCCAATGCGCCGGCTGTGCTGTTGGGGGATAAGTTCGCCAACAAGATGCCGATTGCGCTCGTGCACAAGATTGCTGCCGCGATCTTCCTGGCGCTGGGCGTGCTGGCGTTGCTGAATATCGGCGGATAA
- a CDS encoding fatty acid desaturase (K10255: FAD6, desA; omega-6 fatty acid desaturase (delta-12 desaturase) [EC:1.14.19.-]): MTAFQSAHPEHAPHAAHAKRAAPGGAPLPEPIAPDAPLPSRKIIRGWLIPLGQRSTPRALALFAFDYLLFAAVLAGVVLAQHGAAKLALGVLAGLVIARLFIIGHDACHQSLTPRRGLNKWLGRLTFLPSLTPYSLWEVGHNVVHHGYTNLKGFDFVWAPYSLEEFNALPRWRRVMERIYRTGFGPGLYYLVEIWWCKLFFPSKRQMATRRPIFLGDCALVAAFGLAWIGALVGLAFATSQSAWMLVGAGFVLPFLVWNITVGFVLYVHHTHTSVAWYDTKAMWAKAQPFVSTTVHLRFRHGIGAALHHIMEHTAHHVDMSVPLYRLKRAQALLEHALPGRIIIENFSWRWYFDTARRCKLYDFKALCWTDFRGRQTSDNAPVPA, translated from the coding sequence ATGACCGCATTCCAATCCGCGCATCCCGAGCATGCCCCCCATGCCGCCCATGCCAAACGCGCCGCACCCGGCGGCGCGCCCCTCCCGGAGCCGATCGCACCGGACGCACCGCTGCCCTCGCGCAAGATCATCCGCGGCTGGCTGATTCCGCTCGGCCAGCGCAGCACGCCGCGCGCGCTGGCGCTGTTCGCCTTCGACTACCTGCTGTTCGCCGCCGTGCTGGCCGGCGTGGTGCTGGCCCAGCACGGGGCCGCCAAGCTCGCGCTGGGCGTGCTGGCGGGCCTGGTGATCGCGCGCCTGTTTATCATCGGCCACGATGCCTGCCACCAGAGCCTGACGCCGCGCCGCGGCCTGAACAAATGGCTGGGCCGGCTGACCTTCCTGCCGTCGCTGACGCCCTACAGCCTGTGGGAAGTCGGCCATAATGTGGTGCACCACGGCTACACCAACCTGAAAGGCTTCGACTTCGTCTGGGCGCCCTACTCGCTGGAAGAATTCAACGCGCTGCCGCGCTGGCGCCGCGTGATGGAGCGCATCTACCGCACCGGCTTCGGCCCGGGCCTGTACTACCTGGTCGAGATCTGGTGGTGCAAGCTGTTCTTCCCGAGCAAGCGCCAGATGGCCACGCGCCGCCCGATCTTCCTGGGCGACTGCGCGCTGGTGGCGGCCTTCGGGCTGGCGTGGATCGGCGCGCTGGTCGGGCTGGCGTTCGCCACCAGCCAGTCGGCGTGGATGCTGGTCGGCGCCGGTTTCGTGCTGCCGTTCCTGGTGTGGAACATCACCGTCGGCTTCGTGCTCTACGTGCACCACACCCACACCAGCGTGGCGTGGTACGACACCAAGGCGATGTGGGCCAAGGCGCAGCCGTTTGTCTCGACCACCGTGCACCTGCGCTTCCGCCACGGCATCGGCGCCGCGTTGCACCACATCATGGAACACACCGCCCACCACGTCGACATGAGCGTGCCGCTGTACCGCCTCAAGCGCGCCCAGGCGCTGCTGGAACACGCGCTGCCGGGCCGCATCATCATCGAGAATTTCTCGTGGCGCTGGTACTTCGACACCGCACGCCGCTGCAAGCTGTATGACTTCAAGGCGCTGTGCTGGACCGATTTCCGCGGCCGCCAGACCAGCGACAATGCGCCGGTACCGGCCTGA
- a CDS encoding guanine deaminase (K01487: E3.5.4.3, guaD; guanine deaminase [EC:3.5.4.3]) has translation MTTTPKTPSLTRAIRGRVLHFLRDPQFHEDAYQYWDDGVLIVTAGRIAAAGDYTELAARIPADAEIVDHRGKLIVPGFIDTHVHYPQTDMIASPSPGLLHWLETYTFPEERRFADPDYARGVAGFFTEELLRNGTTSAVVWSTVHKASAEALFAESEARNLRMVTGKVMMDRNCPEFLRDTAESGAQDSADLMSRWHNKGRLGYAITPRFAPTSTEAQLAACGELARAYPDAFIQTHVAENRDEVKWVAELFPDARSYLDVYDHYGLLRPGAMYGHAIYLDQDDRRRLADSGAAVAHCPTSNLFLGSGFYDFHQSDANRLNVTLATDVGGGTSFSMFRTMNAAHKVARMGGYYLTALRMFYLATRAAAEALGWTDRVGSFSEGCEADFIVLDPKATPLIARRSNRSETLEEELFAFAMLGDDRVIDNVYVMGEAAHVPAA, from the coding sequence ATGACGACCACCCCCAAGACCCCTTCCCTGACCCGCGCCATCCGCGGCCGCGTGCTGCATTTCCTGCGCGACCCGCAGTTCCATGAGGACGCGTATCAGTATTGGGACGACGGGGTGCTGATCGTCACGGCCGGGCGCATCGCCGCCGCCGGCGACTACACCGAGCTGGCCGCGCGCATCCCGGCCGACGCCGAGATCGTCGACCACCGCGGCAAGCTGATCGTGCCCGGCTTTATCGATACCCACGTGCACTACCCGCAGACCGACATGATCGCGTCGCCATCGCCGGGCCTGCTGCACTGGCTCGAGACCTACACCTTCCCCGAAGAGCGCCGCTTTGCCGATCCCGACTACGCGCGCGGCGTGGCCGGCTTCTTCACCGAAGAACTGCTGCGCAACGGCACCACCAGCGCGGTGGTCTGGAGCACGGTGCACAAGGCCTCGGCCGAGGCGCTGTTTGCCGAGAGCGAGGCGCGCAACCTGCGCATGGTCACCGGCAAGGTGATGATGGACCGCAACTGCCCCGAGTTCCTGCGCGACACCGCCGAGAGCGGTGCGCAGGATTCCGCCGACCTGATGTCGCGCTGGCATAACAAGGGGCGCCTCGGCTACGCCATCACGCCGCGCTTCGCGCCGACCTCGACCGAAGCGCAACTCGCCGCCTGCGGCGAGCTGGCACGCGCCTACCCCGACGCCTTTATCCAGACCCACGTCGCCGAGAACCGCGACGAGGTCAAATGGGTCGCCGAGCTGTTCCCGGATGCGCGCAGCTACCTCGACGTCTACGACCACTACGGCCTGCTACGCCCGGGTGCGATGTACGGTCACGCCATCTACCTGGACCAGGACGACCGCCGCCGCCTGGCCGACAGCGGCGCCGCGGTGGCGCACTGCCCCACCTCGAACCTGTTCCTCGGCAGCGGCTTCTACGACTTCCACCAGTCCGACGCCAACCGCCTGAACGTGACACTGGCCACCGACGTGGGCGGCGGCACCTCATTCTCGATGTTCCGCACCATGAACGCGGCGCACAAGGTGGCGCGCATGGGCGGCTACTACCTGACCGCGCTGCGCATGTTCTACCTAGCCACGCGCGCGGCCGCCGAGGCACTGGGCTGGACCGACCGCGTCGGCAGCTTCAGCGAAGGCTGCGAGGCCGACTTCATCGTGCTGGACCCCAAGGCCACGCCGCTGATCGCCCGCCGCAGCAACCGTTCCGAAACGCTGGAAGAAGAACTTTTCGCCTTCGCGATGCTGGGCGATGACCGCGTGATCGACAACGTCTATGTGATGGGCGAAGCTGCCCACGTGCCGGCCGCCTGA
- a CDS encoding adenosine deaminase (catalyzes the formation of inosine from adenosine~K01488: E3.5.4.4, ADA, add; adenosine deaminase [EC:3.5.4.4]), with translation MTIDAALADKIRRTPKAELHVHIEGTLEPELIFRLAQRNQVALPYPSVEALRAAYAFTDLQSFLDIYYAGASVLLTEEDFFDMTMDYVKRAVADNVRHAEIFFDPQTHTARGVPIGVVIDGIADALAQARTEYDFSSSLILCFLRHLSEEDAFATLDAALPYRDRFVGVGLDSSEQGNPPEKFARVFAKARELGLNLVAHAGEEGPAQYVTDALDILKVQRIDHGVHAIDDPALVERLARERVALTVCPLSNVKLKVYPDLRDHPLKRMLDAGVLITLHSDDPAYFGGYMNANWEATFDALPLDAADAHKLARNSFEAAFLPAMQKAEYLAEVDHFWSSPPNSPPATAPAA, from the coding sequence ATGACCATCGATGCCGCGCTCGCGGACAAGATCCGCCGCACTCCCAAGGCCGAACTGCATGTGCATATCGAAGGCACGCTCGAGCCGGAACTGATCTTCCGGCTGGCCCAGCGCAACCAGGTCGCGCTGCCCTACCCGAGCGTCGAGGCACTGCGCGCCGCCTACGCCTTCACCGACCTGCAGTCGTTCCTGGATATCTACTACGCCGGCGCCAGCGTGCTGTTGACCGAGGAAGATTTCTTCGACATGACCATGGACTACGTCAAGCGCGCCGTCGCCGACAACGTCCGTCACGCCGAGATCTTCTTCGATCCGCAGACCCATACCGCGCGCGGCGTGCCGATCGGCGTGGTGATCGACGGCATCGCCGATGCCCTGGCGCAGGCGCGCACTGAGTATGACTTCTCCAGCAGCCTGATCCTGTGCTTCCTGCGCCATCTGTCGGAGGAAGACGCCTTTGCCACGCTGGACGCCGCGCTGCCCTACCGCGACCGTTTCGTCGGCGTCGGCCTGGATTCGTCAGAGCAGGGCAACCCGCCCGAGAAATTCGCGCGCGTGTTCGCAAAAGCGCGTGAGCTGGGCCTGAACCTGGTGGCCCACGCGGGCGAGGAAGGCCCGGCGCAGTACGTCACCGACGCGCTCGACATCCTCAAGGTACAGCGCATCGACCACGGCGTGCATGCCATCGACGATCCGGCGCTGGTCGAACGCCTGGCGCGCGAGCGGGTGGCGCTGACCGTGTGCCCGCTGTCGAACGTCAAGCTAAAGGTCTACCCAGACCTGCGCGACCACCCGCTCAAGCGCATGCTCGATGCGGGCGTGTTGATCACGCTGCACTCGGACGACCCGGCTTATTTCGGCGGCTATATGAACGCCAACTGGGAAGCCACCTTCGATGCGCTGCCGCTGGACGCGGCCGATGCCCACAAGCTCGCGCGCAACAGCTTTGAAGCGGCCTTCCTGCCTGCCATGCAGAAGGCCGAGTACCTGGCGGAAGTCGACCATTTCTGGTCGAGCCCGCCCAACTCCCCGCCCGCCACGGCCCCCGCGGCCTGA
- a CDS encoding xanthine dehydrogenase (K07402: xdhC; xanthine dehydrogenase accessory factor): protein MQDAPLKPFRFADAARMVRTGVPVAMVTIVEVKGSAPREPGIRMLVSADDLVGTIGGGHLEWRGMDIARAMLVRGEARRIERIPLGPALGQCCGGVVQLAFEVLGEADLGWLDAIERNFAAGKSLQRHVPASGPVAQADSKAVIPGVVLHADGSWIDTLVPDAMHVVLFGAGHVGHALVKVLATLPCRVHWVDERDTLFPGGLPDNVEAEASDTPEAVVAQAPAGSYFLVMTHSHALDQTLCEEILKRTDFAYFGLIGSKTKRARFEHRMAEHGIDPARFAEMTCPMGVPGIIDKAPAMIAVAIVAQLLQVREQRLAALRAGRPEAVHP from the coding sequence ATGCAGGACGCACCGCTCAAACCCTTCCGCTTCGCCGACGCCGCCCGCATGGTGCGCACCGGCGTGCCGGTAGCGATGGTCACCATCGTCGAGGTCAAGGGCTCCGCGCCGCGCGAGCCCGGCATCCGCATGCTGGTCAGCGCCGACGACCTGGTCGGCACCATCGGCGGCGGCCACCTGGAGTGGCGCGGCATGGATATCGCGCGCGCGATGCTGGTGCGCGGTGAAGCGCGCCGTATCGAGCGCATTCCCCTCGGTCCGGCGCTCGGCCAATGTTGCGGCGGCGTGGTGCAACTGGCGTTCGAGGTGCTGGGCGAAGCCGACCTGGGCTGGCTCGACGCAATCGAGCGCAATTTCGCCGCTGGCAAGTCGCTTCAGCGGCACGTGCCAGCCAGCGGGCCCGTGGCGCAGGCGGACAGCAAAGCCGTCATCCCCGGCGTCGTGCTGCACGCCGACGGCAGCTGGATCGACACGCTGGTGCCCGACGCCATGCACGTGGTGCTGTTCGGCGCGGGCCATGTCGGCCATGCGCTGGTCAAGGTGCTGGCCACGCTGCCATGCCGCGTGCACTGGGTCGACGAGCGCGACACGCTGTTCCCCGGCGGCCTGCCCGACAACGTCGAGGCCGAGGCCAGCGACACGCCCGAGGCCGTGGTCGCGCAGGCACCCGCGGGCAGCTATTTCCTGGTCATGACGCACAGCCATGCGCTCGACCAGACCCTGTGCGAAGAAATCCTGAAGCGCACCGATTTCGCCTACTTCGGGCTGATTGGTTCCAAGACCAAGCGCGCGCGCTTCGAACACCGCATGGCCGAGCACGGCATCGACCCCGCCCGGTTTGCGGAAATGACATGCCCCATGGGGGTTCCCGGGATCATCGACAAGGCTCCGGCTATGATTGCGGTAGCCATCGTCGCCCAGCTGCTCCAGGTCCGCGAACAGCGCCTCGCCGCGCTGCGTGCCGGCCGCCCGGAGGCGGTGCATCCCTGA
- a CDS encoding aldehyde oxidase (K13482: xdhB; xanthine dehydrogenase large subunit [EC:1.17.1.4]), with protein sequence MNKQTEPFLLDASVAAEPVPQVGISRPHESAHLHVAGTATYTDDIPELAGTLHAALGMSTRAHARIQSISLDKVRAAPGVVAVLTVDDIPGSNDCGPIIHDDPILARGVVQFIGQPVFIVVARSHDAARRAARLGVIEYEDLPPVLSPEAAHQAGSYVLPPMHLKRGEAAAHIASAAHQDSGKIRLGGQEQFYLEGQISYAAPRENDGMHVWCSTQHPTEMQHAVSHMLGWHAHQVLVECRRMGGGFGGKESQSALFACCAALAAWKLMCPVKLRPDRDDDMMITGKRHDFVFDYEVGHDDEGRIEGVKVEMVSRAGFSADLSGPVMTRAICHFDNAYWLPNVQIDGYCGKTNTQSNTAFRGFGGPQGAFAVEYILDNVARNVGKDSLDVRRANFYGKTENNVTPYGQTVEDNVIHDLIDELVATSEYRARREATRAFNAQSPILKKGIAITPVKFGISFNVAHFNQAGALVHVYNDGSVLVNHGGTEMGQGLNTKVAMVVAHELGIRMERVRVTATDTSKVANTSATAASTGADLNGKAAQDAARQIRERLAAFAARKAGVEPSEVRFNDDLVCAGELRLSFGDLAREAYVSRVQLWSDGFYTTPKLHWDQSKLHGRPFYYYAYGAACSEVLVDTLTGEWKLLRADALHDAGRSLNPAIDIGQVEGAFIQGMGWLTTEELWWNKDGKLMTHAPSTYKIPTVNDCPEEFNVRLYQNQNVEDSIHRSKAVGEPPLLLPFSVFFAIRDAIAAVGDYRINPPLQAPATSEAILDAVEAVREAAAQAAESAAESATEATA encoded by the coding sequence ATGAACAAGCAAACCGAACCCTTCCTGCTCGACGCCAGCGTCGCCGCCGAACCGGTTCCGCAGGTCGGCATCTCGCGTCCGCATGAATCCGCCCACCTGCACGTGGCCGGCACCGCCACCTACACGGATGATATCCCCGAGCTGGCCGGCACGCTGCACGCCGCGCTCGGCATGAGCACCCGCGCGCACGCCCGCATCCAGTCGATCTCCCTCGACAAGGTGCGCGCCGCGCCCGGCGTGGTCGCCGTGCTGACGGTGGACGACATCCCCGGCAGCAACGACTGCGGCCCGATCATCCACGATGATCCGATCCTGGCGCGCGGCGTGGTGCAGTTTATCGGCCAGCCGGTCTTTATCGTGGTGGCGAGGTCGCATGATGCGGCCCGCCGCGCGGCGCGACTGGGCGTGATCGAGTATGAGGACCTGCCGCCGGTGCTGTCGCCGGAGGCCGCGCACCAGGCCGGCAGCTATGTGCTGCCGCCGATGCACCTGAAGCGTGGCGAAGCCGCCGCGCATATCGCAAGCGCCGCCCACCAGGACAGCGGCAAGATCCGCCTGGGCGGCCAGGAGCAGTTCTACCTGGAAGGCCAGATCTCCTACGCCGCGCCGCGCGAGAACGACGGCATGCACGTGTGGTGCTCGACCCAGCACCCGACCGAAATGCAGCACGCGGTCTCGCACATGCTGGGCTGGCATGCGCACCAGGTGCTGGTCGAGTGCCGCCGCATGGGCGGCGGCTTCGGCGGCAAGGAGTCGCAGTCGGCGCTGTTCGCCTGCTGCGCCGCGCTGGCTGCCTGGAAGCTGATGTGCCCGGTCAAGCTGCGCCCGGACCGCGACGACGACATGATGATCACCGGCAAGCGCCATGACTTCGTGTTCGACTATGAAGTCGGCCACGACGATGAAGGCCGCATCGAGGGCGTCAAGGTCGAGATGGTGTCGCGCGCCGGTTTTTCCGCCGACCTGTCGGGTCCGGTGATGACCCGCGCCATCTGCCACTTCGACAACGCCTACTGGCTGCCGAACGTGCAGATCGACGGCTACTGCGGCAAGACCAACACGCAGAGCAACACCGCCTTCCGCGGCTTCGGCGGCCCGCAAGGCGCGTTCGCGGTCGAGTACATCCTGGACAACGTGGCCCGCAACGTCGGCAAGGATTCGCTCGACGTGCGCCGCGCCAACTTCTACGGCAAGACGGAGAACAACGTCACGCCTTATGGCCAGACCGTGGAAGACAACGTCATCCACGATCTGATCGACGAACTGGTGGCGACCAGCGAATACCGCGCCCGCCGCGAGGCCACGCGCGCGTTCAACGCGCAGAGCCCGATCCTGAAGAAGGGCATCGCCATCACCCCGGTGAAGTTCGGCATCTCGTTCAACGTGGCGCACTTCAACCAGGCCGGCGCGCTGGTACACGTCTACAACGACGGCTCGGTGCTGGTGAACCACGGCGGCACCGAGATGGGCCAGGGCCTGAATACCAAGGTGGCGATGGTGGTGGCACACGAACTCGGCATCCGCATGGAGCGCGTGCGCGTGACCGCGACCGATACCAGCAAGGTGGCCAACACCTCGGCCACCGCCGCATCGACCGGCGCGGACCTGAACGGAAAGGCCGCGCAGGACGCCGCGCGCCAGATCCGCGAGCGCCTGGCGGCGTTTGCGGCGCGCAAGGCCGGCGTGGAACCGTCGGAAGTGCGCTTCAACGATGACCTGGTCTGCGCGGGCGAACTGCGCCTGTCGTTCGGCGACCTGGCGCGCGAGGCCTATGTGTCGCGCGTGCAGCTGTGGTCCGACGGCTTCTACACCACGCCCAAGCTGCACTGGGACCAGAGCAAGCTGCACGGCCGCCCGTTCTACTACTACGCCTACGGCGCCGCCTGCTCCGAGGTGCTGGTGGATACGCTGACCGGCGAATGGAAGCTGCTGCGCGCCGACGCGCTGCACGACGCCGGCCGCTCGTTGAACCCGGCGATCGACATCGGCCAGGTGGAGGGCGCGTTTATCCAGGGCATGGGCTGGCTGACCACCGAGGAACTGTGGTGGAACAAGGACGGCAAGCTGATGACGCACGCACCGTCCACGTACAAGATTCCCACGGTCAACGACTGCCCCGAGGAATTCAACGTGCGCCTGTACCAGAACCAGAACGTCGAGGACAGCATCCACCGCTCCAAGGCGGTGGGCGAGCCGCCGCTGCTGCTGCCGTTCTCGGTGTTCTTCGCGATCCGCGACGCGATTGCCGCGGTGGGCGACTACCGCATCAACCCGCCGCTGCAGGCACCCGCCACCAGCGAGGCGATCCTTGACGCGGTGGAAGCCGTGCGCGAGGCCGCGGCACAGGCAGCCGAATCAGCAGCCGAATCAGCAACCGAAGCGACGGCCTGA